From Eubalaena glacialis isolate mEubGla1 chromosome 5, mEubGla1.1.hap2.+ XY, whole genome shotgun sequence, one genomic window encodes:
- the ZNF518B gene encoding zinc finger protein 518B isoform X1, translated as MQMKKMKDSGQQLWTTQVDDRHNSLTMSLKQPNANRATRPDRQEAQTLLYQVSEAEAATMTVATCVKCKSVYKIPLQDLKKDTGQSQKEDKYVCFKCSLGVAPPHFHFVNNNHSATHIGNKPETISSSVNNKFKVRNFKPGKYYCDKCRFSTKDPLQYKKHTLQHEEIKFICSHCSYISYTKGEFQRHLVKHTGIFPYQCEYCDYGAIRNDYIVKHRKRVHEKAGGKRLPKTVAKLEPKRISASKQNPELLKASSPRTAFQNKLSDQLSRFSLHSNKDRMHNIMLLPESKEYQKDVVCIPNKVTLSEPNEVNLFENKSVEVEVLSPAKEPVQPGMPLTVVAPAELIVPANCLAQLIDVKVVNGTQQLVLKLFPLEENNCLAAGGGDGGNSEHVTKEKDSSEQEKMASAEQTKSLRIEGNVGKLAGIHNLQSSVQKQLKNVKWVRSYDFFTSNSSVHSGGESFLNPDRVEGLQKKGYTYPQRTALPSIALKGHSPSSLIKNGILSGLGTTSNSFPYKAAVSFTDDGRNLHSDSQQLFPLAASPATISFSGEKDSLPLSKKDMESRNEISFPVKMAPPNKKLKHNQTQEHKAVSNTGQISSQPKSEYLHINITGEGGIRSQQSGDKPLELKNSEKTNDSFEGPVISSVFSLSSGSENVPEGVKWNSSTSKIKSIELLRRKIAQLIESCGKPSSLAASNAHRHSVGKASKVTSKTTSEGIQEINVSFTSTGYSTGTLPKPQDDVSINGQLTHQQIYPHLVEGSSGKTESGVTRKPHLAPPVLIPKGAVLRVLNSSENSHIIEATCEAPVSIPCSETQLIKPIPFCPVKQTDLDLQSSTSESGPIDMSQNHDLSLWTKSRKESANCSTMLKKTGLLHGQQGSSEMSKQGKLFSRSLPVSKNKTKQVNSSKKKSKIQADPSRCFKDPSIFQVARQLRLIAAKPDQLIKCPRRNQPVIVLNHPDVDSPEVSNVMKVINKYKGNVLKVVLSERTRCQLGIRRHHVRLTYQNVEEANQIKRQMMLKMKLKKVHKNNYQVVDSLPDDSSQCIFKCWFCGRLYEDQEEWMSHGQRHLIEATRDWDVLSSKGK; from the coding sequence atgcaaatgaagaaGATGAAGGATAGTGGACAGCAGTTGTGGACTACACAAGTGGATGACAGACACAATTCCTTGACCATGTCGCTCAAACAGCCTAATGCTAATCGAGCGACTCGCCCAGATAGACAAGAAGCTCAGACTCTTCTGTATCAAGTCTCCGAGGCAGAGGCTGCCACGATGACCGTTGCCACATGTGTGAAGTGTAAAAGTGTGTACAAGATCCCACTTCAGGATCTGAAAAAGGATACTGGGCAAAGCCAAAAGGAGGACAAATATGTTTGCTTCAAATGCAGCCTAGGTGTGGCCCCTCCCCATTTCCATTTTGTGAACAATAATCACAGTGCTACTCACATAGGGAATAAACCGGAAACCATCTCAAGTTCTGTCAATAACAAATTTAAGGTAAGGAACTTTAAGCCAGGCAAATACTATTGTGATAAATGTCGATTTTCCACGAAGGACCCTCTGCAGTACAAAAAGCACACCCTTCAGCATGAAGAGATTAAATTCATTTGTTCTCACTGCAGCTACATTTCTTACACTAAAGGGGAGTTTCAGAGGCACTTGGTGAAACACACAGGCATTTTCCCTTATCAATGTGAGTACTGTGACTATGGTGCTATTAGAAATGACTACATTGTCAAACACAGGAAGAGAGTCCACGAGAAGGCTGGTGGAAAACGGCTGCCCAAAACCGTTGCCAAGCTGGAGCCAAAAAGAATCAGTGCATCCAAGCAAAACCCAGAGCTTTTAAAAGCTTCCAGTCCAAGGACTGCGTTTCAAAATAAGTTGTCAGATCAACTTTCAAGGTTCTCCCTCCATTCAAATAAAGACAGAATGCACAACATAATGTTATTACCTGAATCAAAGGAGTACCAAAAAGACGTCGTGTGCATTCCAAATAAAGTGACGCTGTCAGAGCCCAATGAAGTCAACCTGTTTGAGAACAAAAGTGTGGAGGTGGAAGTGTTATCCCCTGCAAAAGAGCCTGTTCAGCCGGGAATGCCATTAACGGTTGTGGCACCAGCGGAACTAATCGTCCCTGCAAACTGTTTAGCCCAGTTGATAGATGTGAAGGTTGTCAATGGAACACAGCAGCTTGTGCTGAAACTGTTTCCtctggaagaaaataattgcCTTGCTGCTGGTGGGGGTGATGGAGGTAATTCTGAACATGTGACTAAAGAGAAAGATTCAAGCGAACAGGAAAAAATGGCTTCTGCAGAACAAACGAAGTCACTAAGGATCGAAGGGAATGTTGGAAAACTTGCAGGCATCCATAATCTTCAGTCATCCGTTCAGAAACAACTTAAAAACGTGAAATGGGTAAGGTCTTATGACTTTTTCACGTCAAATTCTAGCGTGCACAGTGGTGGAGAATCCTTTCTCAACCCTGATAGAGTTGAGGGTTTGCAGAAAAAAGGTTATACATATCCACAAAGAACTGCTCTTCCTTCCATTGCCTTAAAAGGTCATTCTCCATCATCTCTaataaaaaatggtattttaagtGGTCTTGGAACTACGTCAAACTCTTTTCCATATAAAGCTGCCGTTTCTTTTACTGATGATGGAAGAAATTTACACAGTGACTCACAGCAGTTATTTCCTCTTGCTGCATCGCCTGCAACCATTTCCTTCTCTGGAGAAAAGGACTCACTGCCCCTAAGTAAAAAGGACATGGAATCTAGAAATGAGATCAGTTTTCCTGTAAAAATGGCTCCCCCTAATAAGAAGCTGAAACATAACCAGACACAGGAACACAAGGCAGTTTCAAATACAGGCCAGATTTCCTCTCAACCTAAAAGTGAGTATTTACACATAAACATAACGGGAGAAGGTGGAATCAGATCTCAACAGTCTGGGGATAAACCTTTGGAATTAAAGAATTCTGAAAAGACTAATGACTCCTTCGAAGGCCCAGTCATCTCATCAGTGTTTTCTCTGAGCTCTGGATCTGAAAACGTCCCTGAGGGCGTTAAGTGGAATAGTTCAACGTCCAAAATAAAGTCAATTGAACTCTTGCGCAGAAAGATAGCCCAGTTAATTGAATCCTGTGGCAAGCCTTCATCTTTGGCTGCAAGTAATGCACATCGTCATTCTGTAGGGAAGGCATCTAAGGTCACTTCGAAAACTACCTCTGAAGGTATTCAGGAAATTAACGTGTCATTTACCAGCACTGGCTATTCCACGGGTACTCTCCCGAAACCTCAGGATGACGTTAGTATTAATGGACAGCTTACTCATCAGCAGATATATCCGCATCTTGTAGAAGGCAGCAGTGGGAAAACTGAAAGCGGAGTAACCAGGAAGCCACATTTGGCTCCTCCAGTATTGATCCCGAAGGGGGCTGTGTTGAGGGTTCTTAATTCCTCTGAGAATTCCCACATTATAGAGGCTACATGTGAAGCACCTGTCAGCATCCCCTGCAGTGAGACACAGTTAATAAAACCCATTCCATTCTGCCCAGTGAAACAGACAGACTTGGACTTACAGTCTTCGACAAGTGAAAGTGGGCCAATAGACATGTCCCAGAATCATGATCTATCTCTTTGGACTAAATCAAGAAAAGAGAGTGCTAATTGTAGCACCATGCTTAAAAAAACTGGACTCCTGCATGGACAGCAAGGAAGCAGTGAAATGAGTAAGCAAGGGAAACTGTTTTCCAGAAGTCTTCctgtaagtaaaaataaaaccaaacaagtCAACTCAtccaagaagaaaagcaaaattcaGGCTGATCCCAGCCGCTGTTTCAAGGATCCTTCCATTTTTCAGGTTGCAAGACAACTTCGACTGATAGCAGCTAAACCAGACCAGTTGATCAAATGCCCCCGTCGGAACCAGCCTGTCATCGTGTTAAACCATCCTGATGTCGACTCGCCAGAAGTATCCAATGTGATGAAGGTAATAAACAAGTACAAAGGCAACGTCCTCAAAGTGGTCCTATCAGAGAGGACTAGGTGTCAGTTAGGCATCAGGCGGCATCATGTCCGGCTGACCTACCAGAATGTGGAGGAAGCCAATCAGATAAAAAGGCAAATGATGttgaaaatgaaacttaaaaaagtTCATAAAAACAACTACCAGGTGGTGGATTCCTTGCCTGATGACTCATCACAGTGTATATTTAAGTGCTGGTTTTGTGGACGGCTCTACGAAGACCAGGAAGAGTGGATGAGTCATGGCCAACGGCATTTAATAGAAGCAACTAGAGATTGGGATGTTCTTTCTTCCAAGGGCAAATAA
- the ZNF518B gene encoding zinc finger protein 518B isoform X2 produces the protein MQMKKMKDSGQQLWTTQVDDRHNSLTMSLKQPNANRATRPDRQEAQTLLYQVSEAEAATMTVATCVKCKSVYKIPLQDLKKDTGQSQKEDKYVCFKCSLGVAPPHFHFVNNNHSATHIGNKPETISSSVNNKFKVRNFKPGKYYCDKCRFSTKDPLQYKKHTLQHEEIKFICSHCSYISYTKGEFQRHLVKHTGIFPYQCEYCDYGAIRNDYIVKHRKRVHEKAGGKRLPKTVAKLEPKRISASKQNPELLKASSPRTAFQNKLSDQLSRFSLHSNKDRMHNIMLLPESKEYQKDVVCIPNKVTLSEPNEVNLFENKSVEVEVLSPAKEPVQPGMPLTVVAPAELIVPANCLAQLIDVKVVNGTQQLVLKLFPLEENNCLAAGGGDGGNSEHVTKEKDSSEQEKMASAEQTKSLRIEGNVGKLAGIHNLQSSVQKQLKNVKWVRSYDFFTSNSSVHSGGESFLNPDRVEGLQKKGYTYPQRTALPSIALKGHSPSSLIKNGILSGLGTTSNSFPYKAAVSFTDDGRNLHSDSQQLFPLAASPATISFSGEKDSLPLSKKDMESRNEISFPVKMAPPNKKLKHNQTQEHKAVSNTGQISSQPKSEYLHINITGEGGIRSQQSGDKPLELKNSEKTNDSFEGPVISSVFSLSSGSENVPEGVKWNSSTSKIKSIELLRRKIAQLIESCGKPSSLAASNAHRHSVGKASKVTSKTTSEGIQEINVSFTSTGYSTGTLPKPQDDVSINGQLTHQQIYPHLVEGSSGKTESGVTRKPHLAPPVLIPKGAVLRVLNSSENSHIIEATCEAPVSIPCSETQLIKPIPFCPVKQTDLDLQSSTSESGPIDMSQNHDLSLWTKSRKESANCSTMLKKTGLLHGQQGSSEMSKQGKLFSRSLPVARQLRLIAAKPDQLIKCPRRNQPVIVLNHPDVDSPEVSNVMKVINKYKGNVLKVVLSERTRCQLGIRRHHVRLTYQNVEEANQIKRQMMLKMKLKKVHKNNYQVVDSLPDDSSQCIFKCWFCGRLYEDQEEWMSHGQRHLIEATRDWDVLSSKGK, from the exons atgcaaatgaagaaGATGAAGGATAGTGGACAGCAGTTGTGGACTACACAAGTGGATGACAGACACAATTCCTTGACCATGTCGCTCAAACAGCCTAATGCTAATCGAGCGACTCGCCCAGATAGACAAGAAGCTCAGACTCTTCTGTATCAAGTCTCCGAGGCAGAGGCTGCCACGATGACCGTTGCCACATGTGTGAAGTGTAAAAGTGTGTACAAGATCCCACTTCAGGATCTGAAAAAGGATACTGGGCAAAGCCAAAAGGAGGACAAATATGTTTGCTTCAAATGCAGCCTAGGTGTGGCCCCTCCCCATTTCCATTTTGTGAACAATAATCACAGTGCTACTCACATAGGGAATAAACCGGAAACCATCTCAAGTTCTGTCAATAACAAATTTAAGGTAAGGAACTTTAAGCCAGGCAAATACTATTGTGATAAATGTCGATTTTCCACGAAGGACCCTCTGCAGTACAAAAAGCACACCCTTCAGCATGAAGAGATTAAATTCATTTGTTCTCACTGCAGCTACATTTCTTACACTAAAGGGGAGTTTCAGAGGCACTTGGTGAAACACACAGGCATTTTCCCTTATCAATGTGAGTACTGTGACTATGGTGCTATTAGAAATGACTACATTGTCAAACACAGGAAGAGAGTCCACGAGAAGGCTGGTGGAAAACGGCTGCCCAAAACCGTTGCCAAGCTGGAGCCAAAAAGAATCAGTGCATCCAAGCAAAACCCAGAGCTTTTAAAAGCTTCCAGTCCAAGGACTGCGTTTCAAAATAAGTTGTCAGATCAACTTTCAAGGTTCTCCCTCCATTCAAATAAAGACAGAATGCACAACATAATGTTATTACCTGAATCAAAGGAGTACCAAAAAGACGTCGTGTGCATTCCAAATAAAGTGACGCTGTCAGAGCCCAATGAAGTCAACCTGTTTGAGAACAAAAGTGTGGAGGTGGAAGTGTTATCCCCTGCAAAAGAGCCTGTTCAGCCGGGAATGCCATTAACGGTTGTGGCACCAGCGGAACTAATCGTCCCTGCAAACTGTTTAGCCCAGTTGATAGATGTGAAGGTTGTCAATGGAACACAGCAGCTTGTGCTGAAACTGTTTCCtctggaagaaaataattgcCTTGCTGCTGGTGGGGGTGATGGAGGTAATTCTGAACATGTGACTAAAGAGAAAGATTCAAGCGAACAGGAAAAAATGGCTTCTGCAGAACAAACGAAGTCACTAAGGATCGAAGGGAATGTTGGAAAACTTGCAGGCATCCATAATCTTCAGTCATCCGTTCAGAAACAACTTAAAAACGTGAAATGGGTAAGGTCTTATGACTTTTTCACGTCAAATTCTAGCGTGCACAGTGGTGGAGAATCCTTTCTCAACCCTGATAGAGTTGAGGGTTTGCAGAAAAAAGGTTATACATATCCACAAAGAACTGCTCTTCCTTCCATTGCCTTAAAAGGTCATTCTCCATCATCTCTaataaaaaatggtattttaagtGGTCTTGGAACTACGTCAAACTCTTTTCCATATAAAGCTGCCGTTTCTTTTACTGATGATGGAAGAAATTTACACAGTGACTCACAGCAGTTATTTCCTCTTGCTGCATCGCCTGCAACCATTTCCTTCTCTGGAGAAAAGGACTCACTGCCCCTAAGTAAAAAGGACATGGAATCTAGAAATGAGATCAGTTTTCCTGTAAAAATGGCTCCCCCTAATAAGAAGCTGAAACATAACCAGACACAGGAACACAAGGCAGTTTCAAATACAGGCCAGATTTCCTCTCAACCTAAAAGTGAGTATTTACACATAAACATAACGGGAGAAGGTGGAATCAGATCTCAACAGTCTGGGGATAAACCTTTGGAATTAAAGAATTCTGAAAAGACTAATGACTCCTTCGAAGGCCCAGTCATCTCATCAGTGTTTTCTCTGAGCTCTGGATCTGAAAACGTCCCTGAGGGCGTTAAGTGGAATAGTTCAACGTCCAAAATAAAGTCAATTGAACTCTTGCGCAGAAAGATAGCCCAGTTAATTGAATCCTGTGGCAAGCCTTCATCTTTGGCTGCAAGTAATGCACATCGTCATTCTGTAGGGAAGGCATCTAAGGTCACTTCGAAAACTACCTCTGAAGGTATTCAGGAAATTAACGTGTCATTTACCAGCACTGGCTATTCCACGGGTACTCTCCCGAAACCTCAGGATGACGTTAGTATTAATGGACAGCTTACTCATCAGCAGATATATCCGCATCTTGTAGAAGGCAGCAGTGGGAAAACTGAAAGCGGAGTAACCAGGAAGCCACATTTGGCTCCTCCAGTATTGATCCCGAAGGGGGCTGTGTTGAGGGTTCTTAATTCCTCTGAGAATTCCCACATTATAGAGGCTACATGTGAAGCACCTGTCAGCATCCCCTGCAGTGAGACACAGTTAATAAAACCCATTCCATTCTGCCCAGTGAAACAGACAGACTTGGACTTACAGTCTTCGACAAGTGAAAGTGGGCCAATAGACATGTCCCAGAATCATGATCTATCTCTTTGGACTAAATCAAGAAAAGAGAGTGCTAATTGTAGCACCATGCTTAAAAAAACTGGACTCCTGCATGGACAGCAAGGAAGCAGTGAAATGAGTAAGCAAGGGAAACTGTTTTCCAGAAGTCTTCct GTTGCAAGACAACTTCGACTGATAGCAGCTAAACCAGACCAGTTGATCAAATGCCCCCGTCGGAACCAGCCTGTCATCGTGTTAAACCATCCTGATGTCGACTCGCCAGAAGTATCCAATGTGATGAAGGTAATAAACAAGTACAAAGGCAACGTCCTCAAAGTGGTCCTATCAGAGAGGACTAGGTGTCAGTTAGGCATCAGGCGGCATCATGTCCGGCTGACCTACCAGAATGTGGAGGAAGCCAATCAGATAAAAAGGCAAATGATGttgaaaatgaaacttaaaaaagtTCATAAAAACAACTACCAGGTGGTGGATTCCTTGCCTGATGACTCATCACAGTGTATATTTAAGTGCTGGTTTTGTGGACGGCTCTACGAAGACCAGGAAGAGTGGATGAGTCATGGCCAACGGCATTTAATAGAAGCAACTAGAGATTGGGATGTTCTTTCTTCCAAGGGCAAATAA